Proteins encoded by one window of Erwinia pyrifoliae DSM 12163:
- a CDS encoding aldo/keto reductase: MQKRYLGNSGLEISALGLGCMGLSHGYGPATDTQQAIALIRAAVERGVTFFDTAELYGPYLNEEVVGEALRPYRGRVVIATKFGFTFGDDNKQQILNSRPEHIRQAVEGSLRRLKTDVIDLLYQHRVDPNVPIEDVAGTVKDLINEGKVKHFGLSEAGAKTIRRAHAVLPVTALQSEYSMWWREPEQEILPLLKELGIGFVPFSPLGKGFLTGAIKSGDTFGEDDFRSKAPRFAAEAIAANEKLVALVAQLAADKGVTSAQIALAWLLAQAPWIVPIPGTTKLHRLQENLQASDIMLSRDDLRKLNQALDKIQVVGERYPAALQARVGG; this comes from the coding sequence ATGCAAAAACGCTATTTAGGCAACTCCGGACTTGAGATCTCAGCACTCGGCCTGGGATGCATGGGGCTGAGTCATGGCTACGGCCCGGCAACCGATACGCAGCAGGCCATTGCGCTGATCCGTGCGGCAGTAGAGCGTGGTGTGACATTTTTTGATACTGCCGAACTGTATGGGCCTTACCTGAATGAGGAGGTCGTTGGCGAAGCCTTAAGACCTTATCGCGGCCGGGTGGTTATCGCCACGAAATTTGGTTTTACCTTTGGTGACGATAATAAGCAGCAAATATTAAACAGCCGTCCGGAGCATATTCGCCAAGCCGTTGAGGGTTCACTGCGTCGCCTTAAAACCGATGTCATCGATCTCCTTTATCAACACCGCGTTGATCCGAATGTGCCAATTGAAGACGTTGCCGGCACGGTAAAAGATTTAATTAACGAAGGTAAGGTAAAACACTTTGGTTTATCAGAAGCGGGGGCGAAGACCATTCGCCGCGCCCATGCCGTGCTGCCGGTGACTGCGCTACAAAGTGAATATTCCATGTGGTGGCGCGAGCCAGAACAGGAAATCTTGCCGCTGCTGAAAGAGTTAGGAATTGGTTTCGTGCCATTCAGCCCTTTAGGCAAAGGTTTTTTAACCGGGGCGATTAAATCCGGCGACACCTTTGGTGAGGATGATTTCCGCAGCAAAGCGCCACGTTTTGCCGCTGAAGCCATTGCGGCAAACGAAAAATTAGTGGCTTTAGTCGCACAACTGGCAGCGGATAAAGGTGTGACATCTGCGCAAATCGCGCTGGCCTGGCTGCTGGCGCAAGCGCCGTGGATTGTGCCGATTCCAGGCACAACTAAGCTGCATCGGCTGCAAGAGAACCTTCAGGCGAGCGATATCATGCTCTCCCGGGATGACTTGCGCAAACTGAACCAGGCGTTGGATAAGATACAAGTAGTCGGCGAGCGTTATCCTGCTGCCTTACAGGCGCGGGTAGGCGGTTAA
- a CDS encoding aldo/keto reductase yields the protein METVKLNNGLNMPLLGFGVFQMTDAAECERAVIDAIETGYRLIDTAASYQNETQVGNAIRQSGVARDELFVTTKLWLQDTHYDGAKAQFERSLNRLQMDYVDLYLIHQPYGDVHGAWRAMEKLHQAGKIKAIGVSNFQPDRLADLIAFNKVVPAVNQVEVNPFNQQLHAVPWMKSRNIQPEAWAPFAEGKNGLFQHPLLAAIGEKHGKSVGQVVLRWIFQRGIVSLAKSVRKERMAENINVLDFELNGDEMLQITALDTATSAFFSHRNPAMVEWLTGRKLDV from the coding sequence ATGGAAACGGTAAAACTGAATAACGGTCTCAACATGCCCCTGCTGGGCTTTGGTGTCTTTCAGATGACGGATGCCGCCGAGTGCGAGCGCGCGGTGATCGACGCCATTGAAACCGGCTATCGCCTGATCGATACCGCCGCCTCCTATCAAAACGAAACGCAGGTCGGCAATGCCATCAGGCAAAGCGGCGTAGCGCGTGATGAGCTGTTTGTGACAACCAAGTTGTGGCTGCAGGACACCCACTATGACGGTGCGAAAGCGCAGTTTGAACGTTCTCTGAATCGTCTGCAGATGGACTATGTGGATCTGTATCTGATTCACCAACCTTACGGCGATGTGCATGGAGCCTGGCGTGCGATGGAAAAGCTGCATCAGGCAGGCAAGATCAAAGCCATTGGTGTCAGTAATTTCCAGCCAGATCGACTGGCCGATCTCATCGCCTTCAATAAAGTTGTTCCTGCAGTCAATCAGGTGGAAGTGAATCCCTTCAATCAGCAGCTGCACGCCGTGCCGTGGATGAAGAGCAGAAACATTCAGCCCGAAGCCTGGGCACCGTTTGCCGAGGGCAAAAACGGTCTGTTCCAGCATCCTCTACTGGCCGCGATTGGCGAAAAGCATGGCAAGAGTGTCGGCCAGGTGGTGCTGCGTTGGATCTTCCAGCGCGGTATTGTCTCGCTGGCAAAATCCGTGCGCAAAGAACGTATGGCAGAAAACATCAACGTGCTGGACTTTGAACTTAACGGTGACGAAATGTTGCAAATCACCGCACTGGATACCGCCACCAGCGCCTTCTTCTCGCACCGCAATCCGGCGATGGTTGAGTGGTTGACGGGGCGTAAACTCGATGTTTAA
- a CDS encoding flavodoxin: MSELHDANRRMLLTALAGLTLSGAVLTPAVANTPNRQNNSRTLVVYFSRSGNTRVIAGVIHRHLNADLFEIEPATAYPDDYFQTVQQAKNQHDQGVKPALKHNVTNFERYHTIYLGFPIWGTSVPPVVQTFLSSHDFSSKLVIPFITHGGYGIGNSEEILAGLAAAAKRENPLVIECDQERKTTEIVTNWLAAIRHQV, encoded by the coding sequence ATGTCAGAACTACACGATGCTAACCGAAGAATGCTGCTTACCGCGCTGGCGGGACTGACACTTTCCGGTGCCGTATTAACGCCCGCCGTAGCCAATACTCCCAACAGGCAAAATAATAGCCGCACGCTGGTGGTTTATTTTTCCAGAAGCGGTAACACGCGCGTGATCGCGGGCGTTATTCATCGCCATCTCAATGCCGATCTTTTTGAAATTGAACCGGCGACGGCATACCCCGACGATTATTTCCAGACGGTACAACAGGCGAAAAATCAACACGATCAGGGAGTAAAACCGGCTTTAAAACATAACGTTACGAATTTCGAACGCTATCATACAATTTATCTGGGCTTTCCGATTTGGGGCACCTCGGTGCCACCGGTGGTGCAAACTTTTCTGAGCAGCCATGATTTCAGCAGTAAGCTCGTCATCCCGTTTATCACTCACGGTGGTTACGGTATTGGCAACAGTGAAGAGATTCTCGCCGGGCTGGCAGCAGCGGCGAAAAGAGAAAACCCGCTGGTTATCGAATGTGATCAAGAAAGGAAAACCACGGAAATAGTGACTAACTGGTTAGCGGCGATTCGCCACCAGGTCTGA